The following coding sequences lie in one Equus asinus isolate D_3611 breed Donkey chromosome 1, EquAss-T2T_v2, whole genome shotgun sequence genomic window:
- the LSM8 gene encoding LSM8 homolog, U6 small nuclear RNA associated, translating into MRFGRFHLASDWRKLRCGNSRDICCRQSAGAAAGYPRGFLPPVTAGAAVSPGASGPSIMTSALENYINRTVAVITSDGRMIVGTLKGFDQTINLILDESHERVFSSSQGVEQVVLGLYIVRGDNVAVIGEIDEETDSALDLGNIRAEPLNSVAH; encoded by the exons atgcGGTTTGGCAGGTTTCATTTAGCCTCTGACTGGCGGAAGCTAAGATGCGGTAACTCTCGCGATATTTGCTGCCGCCAGTCGGCGGGAGCTGCTGCCGGTTACCCGCGAGGCTTTTTACCTCCAGTTACTGCCGGCGCTGCTGTGTCGCCCGGAGCGTCCGGCCCGAGCATCATGACGTCTGCCCTGGAAAACTATATCAACC GAACTGTTGCTGTTATTACTTCTGATGGGAGAATGATAGTG GGAACACTGAAAGGTTTTGACCAGACCATTAATTTAATTTTGGATGAAAGCCACGAACGAGTATTCAGCTCTTCGCAAGGAGTAGAGCAAGTGGTACTAGGGTTATACATTGTAAGAGGTGACAACGT TGCAGTCATTGGAGAAATTGATGAAGAGACAGACTCTGCGCTTGATTTGGGGAATATTCGAGCAGAACCTCTAAACTCTGTAGCACACTGA